From Macaca mulatta isolate MMU2019108-1 chromosome 3, T2T-MMU8v2.0, whole genome shotgun sequence, the proteins below share one genomic window:
- the ELFN1 gene encoding protein ELFN1 isoform X1, whose amino-acid sequence MAGCGWGALWVCVAAATLLHAGGLARGDCWLIEGDKGFVWLAICSQNQPPYEAIPQQINNTIVDLRLNENRIRSVQYASLSRFGNLTYLNLTKNEIGYIEDGAFSGQFNLQVLQLGYNRLRNLTEGMLRGLGKLEYLYLQANLIEVVMASSFWECPNIVNIDLSMNRIQQLNSGTFAGLAKLSVCELYSNPFYCSCELLGFLRWLAAFTNATQTYDRMQCESPPVYSGYYLLGQGRRGHRSILSKLQSVCTEDSYAAEVVGPPRPAPGRSQPGRSPPPPPPPEPSDTPCADDECFSGDGTTPLVALPTLATQAEARPLIKVKQLTQNSATITVQLPSPFHRMYTLEHFNNSKASTVSRLTKAQEEIRLTNLFTLTNYTYCVVSTSAGLRHNHTCLTICLPRLPSPPGPVPSPSTATHYIMTILGCLFGMVLVLGAVYYCLRRRRRQEEKHKKAASAAAAGSLKKTIIELKYGPELEAPGLAPLSQGPLLGPEAVTRIPYLPVAGEVEQYKLVESADTPKASKGSYMEVRTGDPPERRDCELGRPGPDSQSSVAEISTIAKEVDKVNQIINNCIDALKSESTSFQGVKSGPVSAAEPPLVLLSEPLAAKHGFLAPGYKDAFGHSLQRHHSVEAAGPPRASASSGSSARSPRAFRAEAVGVHKAAAAEAKYIEKGSPAADAILTVTPAAAVLRAEAEKGRQYGEHRHSYPGSHPAEPPAPPGPPPPPAHEGLGRKASILEPLTRPRPRDLAYSQLSPQYHSLSYSSSPEYTCRASQSIWERFRLSRRRHKEEEEFMAAGHALRKKVQFAKDEDLHDILDYWKGVSAQHKS is encoded by the coding sequence ATGGCCGGGTGTGGGTGGGGCGCGCTGTGGGTGTGTGTGGCAGCCGCCACCCTGCTGCACGCAGGCGGCCTGGCCCGCGGGGACTGCTGGCTGATCGAGGGTGACAAGGGCTTCGTGTGGCTGGCCATCTGCAGCCAGAATCAGCCGCCCTACGAGGCCATCCCACAGCAGATCAACAACACCATCGTGGACCTGCGGCTCAACGAGAACCGTATCCGCAGCGTGCAGTACGCCTCGCTCAGCCGCTTCGGCAACCTCACGTACCTCAACCTCACCAAGAACGAGATCGGCTACATCGAGGACGGTGCCTTCTCGGGCCAGTTCAACCTGCAGGTGCTGCAGCTGGGCTACAACCGGCTGCGCAACCTCACGGAGGGCATGCTGCGCGGCCTGGGCAAGCTGGAGTACCTGTACCTGCAGGCCAACCTCATCGAGGTGGTCATGGCCAGCAGCTTCTGGGAGTGCCCCAACATTGTCAACATCGACCTGTCCATGAACCGCATCCAGCAGCTCAACAGCGGCACCTTCGCCGGCCTGGCCAAGCTGTCGGTGTGCGAACTCTACAGCAATCCCTTCTACTGCTCCTGTGAACTGCTGGGCTTCCTGCGCTGGCTGGCCGCCTTCACCAATGCCACGCAGACCTACGACCGCATGCAGTGCGAGTCACCGCCCGTCTACTCCGGATACTACCTCCTGGGCCAGGGCCGCCGCGGCCACCGCAGCATCCTCAGCAAACTGCAGTCAGTCTGCACCGAGGACTCGTACGCGGCTGAGGTGGTCGGGCCCCCACGCCCGGCACCCGGGCGCTCACAGCCGGGCCGCTCCCCGCCGCCCCCACCTCCTCCAGAGCCCAGTGACACACCCTGTGCCGATGATGAGTGCTTCTCCGGGGATGGCACCACGCCACTGGTGGCCCTGCCCACACTGGCCACGCAGGCCGAGGCTCGCCCCCTCATCAAGGTCAAGCAGCTCACCCAGAACTCGGCCACCATCACTGTCCAGCTGCCCAGCCCATTCCACCGGATGTACACCCTGGAGCATTTCAACAACAGCAAGGCCTCCACCGTGTCCAGGCTGACCAAGGCCCAGGAGGAGATCCGCCTGACCAACCTGTTCACGCTCACCAACTACACCTACTGTGTGGTGTCCACCAGCGCCGGGCTGCGCCACAACCACACCTGCCTCACCATCTGCTTGCCCCGGCTGCCCAGCCCGCCCGGCCCGGTGCCCAGCCCCTCCACGGCCACCCACTACATCATGACCATCCTGGGCTGCCTCTTCGGCATGGTGCTGGTGCTGGGTGCCGTCTACTACTGCCTGCGCAGGCGGCGGCGCCAGGAGGAGAAGCACAAGAAGGCCGCCTCTGCTGCCGCAGCTGGCAGCCTCAAGAAGACCATCATCGAGCTCAAGTATGGGCCGGAGCTGGAGGCGCCCGGCCTGGCCCCGCTGTCCCAGGGCCCGCTGCTGGGCCCCGAGGCCGTGACGCGCATCCCTTACCTGCCTGTGGCTGGCGAGGTGGAGCAGTACAAGCTGGTGGAGAGCGCGGACACCCCCAAGGCCAGCAAGGGCAGCTACATGGAGGTTCGAACCGGGGACCCTCCGGAACGCAGGGACTGTGAGCTGGGCCGGCCGGGGCCTGACAGCCAGAGCTCAGTGGCCGAGATCTCCACCATCGCCAAGGAGGTGGACAAGGTCAACCAGATCATCAACAACTGCATCGACGCGCTCAAGTCCGAGTCCACTTCCTTCCAGGGCGTCAAGTCGGGGCCCGTGTCCGCCGCCGAGCCGCCGCTGGTGCTGCTGTCCGAGCCGCTGGCCGCCAAGCATGGCTTCCTGGCGCCCGGGTACAAGGACGCCTTCGGCCACAGCCTGCAGCGGCACCACAGCGTGGAGGCGGCCGGGCCCCCTCGTGCCAGCGCCTCGTCCGGCAGCTCCGCGCGCAGCCCCCGCGCCTTCCGAGCCGAGGCTGTTGGGGTGCACAAGGCCGCGGCCGCCGAGGCCAAGTACATCGAGAAGGGCTCCCCCGCGGCCGACGCCATCCTCACTGTGACGCCCGCGGCCGCTGTGCTGCGGGCCGAGGCCGAGAAGGGTCGCCAGTACGGCGAGCACCGGCACTCGTACCCCGGCTCCCACCCGGCCGAGCCACCTGCGCCCCCCGGGCCACCGCCGCCGCCTGCGCACGAGGGTCTGGGGCGCAAGGCGTCCATCCTGGAGCCGCTCACCCGGCCGCGGCCCCGCGACCTCGCCTACTCGCAGCTGTCCCCGCAGTACCACAGCCTGAGCTACTCCTCCAGCCCCGAGTACACCTGCCGGGCCTCCCAGAGCATCTGGGAGCGCTTCAGACTGAGCCGCCGGCGGcacaaggaggaagaggagttCATGGCCGCAGGCCATGCGCTGCGCAAGAAGGTTCAGTTCGCCAAAGACGAGGATCTGCACGACATCCTGGACTACTGGAAGGGCGTGTCGGCCCAGCACAAGTCCTGA